A window from Trinickia violacea encodes these proteins:
- a CDS encoding YqaE/Pmp3 family membrane protein — protein MRLLLALVLPWLQFFTIGRPFAGIICLLLQITIIGWVPAAIWSVYALSQYNTDKKIEEALSRRA, from the coding sequence ATGCGCCTGTTACTCGCCCTGGTTTTGCCTTGGCTTCAGTTCTTCACGATCGGCCGCCCGTTTGCTGGCATCATTTGTCTCTTGCTCCAGATCACGATCATCGGGTGGGTGCCGGCCGCGATCTGGTCGGTGTACGCGTTGAGCCAGTACAACACCGATAAGAAGATCGAAGAGGCGTTGTCGAGAAGGGCTTGA
- a CDS encoding undecaprenyl-diphosphatase: protein MEELNQSLFLLLNAPAHPSPFMLTLGIFCAEYLIWAVPAVVAIGWLRGGKATRQMMLEATACAIVALLVNQIIALLWQHPRPFVIGLGHNFVEHAPDSSFPSDHLTLMWSVAFSLAMHGGRRATGVALALLGLPVAWARIYVGVHYPLDMAGAVCVSAASAWLVSCATRWWMPHTYGVAIRVHRMLFSKFIALGWVRR, encoded by the coding sequence ATGGAAGAATTGAATCAATCGCTGTTTCTGTTGCTCAACGCACCCGCGCATCCCAGCCCCTTCATGCTTACCCTCGGCATTTTCTGCGCCGAATACCTGATCTGGGCCGTGCCCGCTGTCGTGGCGATCGGATGGCTGCGAGGCGGCAAGGCGACCCGGCAAATGATGCTCGAAGCCACCGCATGCGCTATCGTGGCGCTGCTCGTCAACCAGATCATCGCCTTGTTATGGCAACATCCTCGTCCGTTCGTGATCGGCTTGGGCCACAATTTCGTCGAGCATGCGCCGGATTCCTCTTTTCCGAGCGACCACTTGACGCTGATGTGGTCGGTCGCGTTCAGTCTCGCGATGCATGGCGGCCGGCGCGCGACCGGCGTTGCGCTGGCGCTCTTGGGTTTGCCGGTCGCGTGGGCGCGCATTTACGTCGGCGTGCACTATCCGCTCGATATGGCGGGCGCCGTGTGCGTGTCGGCCGCGAGCGCCTGGCTCGTGTCTTGCGCGACACGCTGGTGGATGCCGCACACTTATGGGGTTGCGATCCGCGTCCACCGGATGCTCTTCAGCAAGTTCATCGCGCTAGGCTGGGTGCGCCGCTGA
- a CDS encoding glycosyltransferase family 2 protein, protein MISANPPKLTIAIPTLNRAHYLKMNLQRLLEELQTVQAGKVEVIVSDNHSTDETPDVVANLIATGLPVRYLRNDRDLGSDANIAQCFNEARGDYVQIMGDDDLYVRGTLARVVSLLESNDYGVLCLRPFGYENDPDAEYPGRAGAIREFTEIGKFLNAVGPLITFISALLVNRRIQSNVDARDYCGSNLVQVHLVMRAAILARKNAFMTEYMLACKRNNSGGYGAPEIFVERLGRILDSYRSSGLTDHDIRGFETRMLLSYHPFYLLRQRLANQGSARETHQFFNTRFAKRAIFHLWVAPILLLPRPMAVVWGGFATVTGRVLNGDLRRGITFAWHRLKR, encoded by the coding sequence ATGATTTCCGCGAATCCACCGAAACTGACGATCGCCATTCCCACCTTGAACCGCGCGCACTATTTGAAAATGAATCTGCAACGGTTGCTGGAGGAGCTGCAAACCGTTCAAGCCGGCAAGGTCGAAGTCATCGTCTCCGATAATCACTCGACCGACGAAACGCCGGACGTCGTCGCGAACCTTATCGCCACAGGTCTTCCCGTCCGCTATCTCCGCAACGACCGGGACCTGGGCTCCGATGCGAATATCGCGCAATGCTTCAACGAAGCGCGCGGCGACTATGTCCAGATCATGGGCGACGACGATCTCTATGTGCGCGGCACGCTCGCGCGCGTCGTTTCCTTGCTGGAATCGAACGACTACGGCGTCTTGTGCCTGCGCCCTTTCGGCTACGAGAACGACCCCGACGCAGAATATCCGGGCCGTGCAGGCGCCATTCGCGAATTCACGGAGATCGGCAAATTCCTCAATGCCGTCGGCCCGCTCATCACCTTCATTTCGGCACTGCTCGTCAACCGGCGCATTCAGTCGAACGTCGACGCGCGCGACTATTGCGGCAGCAATCTCGTGCAGGTTCATTTGGTCATGCGCGCCGCCATCCTCGCGCGCAAGAACGCCTTCATGACCGAATACATGCTGGCATGCAAACGCAACAACTCAGGGGGCTACGGGGCGCCGGAGATTTTCGTCGAGCGCCTGGGGCGCATCCTCGACAGCTACCGTTCGAGCGGCCTGACCGATCACGACATCCGCGGCTTCGAGACGCGCATGCTGCTGTCGTATCACCCGTTCTATTTGCTGCGCCAGCGTCTCGCCAATCAAGGCAGTGCCCGTGAGACGCACCAGTTCTTCAACACGCGCTTCGCGAAACGCGCCATTTTTCACCTCTGGGTGGCCCCGATCCTCCTGCTCCCCCGCCCGATGGCCGTTGTCTGGGGGGGCTTCGCCACGGTGACGGGGCGCGTCCTGAATGGCGACCTGCGCCGCGGGATCACGTTTGCCTGGCATCGGTTGAAACGATGA